In Poecilia reticulata strain Guanapo linkage group LG1, Guppy_female_1.0+MT, whole genome shotgun sequence, one genomic interval encodes:
- the LOC108166504 gene encoding uncharacterized protein LOC108166504, with protein MVNSKRVIRKECVTRELGRMELSTDSETQRDGYAALPRRRPYVERVLKGGAQERNGVLRPRRRRGVSKGSRVKTSGGPRPEPRKKLKDFTPIRRDKFHRPPPPVPDPTDSSASTQRSPNHRSXLGKETEVLQRQRVCTFNGKRESSLRFSSVKRTLLRLDKDSDQGHLKDYSCRDQRTIGYELTSFPQKPCSVNLEKQVRDENKDRM; from the exons ATGGTCAACAGCAAGCGAGTAATAAGGAAGGAAT GTGTCACGAGGGAGTTGGGGAGGATGGAACTCTCTACCGACAGTGAGACGCAAAGGGACGGTTACGCAGCCCTGCCCCGAAGGCGGCCCTACGTTGAGAGGGTTTTAAAAGGTGGAGCCCAGGAGAGAAACGGAGTTCTTCGTCCCAGGCGCAGAAGAGGAGTCAGCAAGGGAAGCAGGGTAAAGACCAGCGGAGGACCACGCCCGGAACCAAGGAAAAAGCTCAAAGACTTCACGCCGATAAGAAGGGACAAGTTCCACCGGCCACCACCTCCGGTTCCAGATCCGACCGACTCCTCTGCMTCTACCCAACGCTCTCCAAATCACCGCAGCYGACTTGGAAAAGAGACGGAGGTCCTTCAAAGACAAAGAGTCTGCACGTTTAATGGAAAGCGTGAGTCTTCTCTCCGCTTCTCTTCAGTaaagaggactttgctccggctggacaaagactctgaccaaggacatctaaaagattacagctgccgagaccaaagaaccatcgggtatgagttgaccAGCTTCCCCCAAAAGCCTTGCTCAGTGAATTTAGAGAAACAGGTTAGGGATGAGAACAAGGATAGGATGTGA